DNA from Comamonas serinivorans:
GCTACATCCTCAACGACGAGACGGTGAAGCTCCTCGTCCAGCAGGCCCTGGTCCATGCCGAGGCCGGCGTCGACATCGTGGCCCCCAGCGACATGATGGACGGCCGCATCGGCGCCGTGCGCCAGGCACTCGAGCAACACGGCCACATCCACACGCGCATCATGGCCTACAGCGCCAAGTACGCGAGTGCGTTCTACGGCCCCTTCCGCGACGCCGTGGGCTCGGCCGCCAACCTGGGCAAGAGCAACAAAAAGGTCTATCAGATGGACCCGGCCAATGGCGACGAGGCCCTGCGCGAGGTGGCCGCCGACCTGGCCGAAGGCGCCGACATGGTGATGGTGAAACCCGGCATGCCCTACCTGGACGTGCTGCGCCGCGTGAAAGACACCTTCCGGGTGCCCACCTTCGCCTACCAGGTCAGCGGCGAATACGCCATGCTGCAAGCGGCCTTCGCCAACGGCTGGCTGGACCGCGATGCCGCCATGATGGAGGCGCTGCTGGCCTTCAAGCGCGCCGGCGCCGACGGCATCCTGACCTATTTCGCGCTCGATGCAGCGGCCAAGTTGACCGGCAAGTGATGCAGTATGGTGCCATGTCCGATGACTTTGAAACGACAGTGTCGCCATACCCCATCTCCAACCTGATTCCCCCATCGACGAGCGGCGACGAACGCTGACAGGAACGTGGCCGCTGCGCGATTCAGGCGCGCGGGCCGCCGATCGGCCTGACCCTGCGGCCGACAGCAGACCCCTGGCGCCCGCCACGAAGCCATGCAGGCACGCGAACCGCGCCTGCGCCCCGCCACGGCCGGCTCCCGGTGCGCCCAGGCCCCGCGCGACCGAGGCCACCCGGTGCGGCGCGCGGGTGACTGGCTCTGCGCGGGCGCGGCTCGCCCAGCCTGATCGGCCCAGGCGCCGCCCCGACCAGGCTCTTCCCGGCCGAGCCCTTCCCCACACTTCCCGCTAGGCCCTTCGGCTGGGCCTTTCCTGGCGGGGCCTTTCCCGACTGCGCCCTTCCTGGCGGGGCCTTTCCTGGCCGGGCCCTTCCTGGCGGGGCCCATCTCCTCGCGCGTGGCCGGCCCTCGCCTCACGCGCTGGCTGGCGTCACTACCATGGCGCTTTTGGGAGCGCCCGTTGCCTTCTTCCTCGACCGATGCCGCAGCCGCTGATGCTGCGGCCGCCCCACGCCTGTTTCGCAACCCCGGTTTCCTCAGCTTCCTGCTCGCGCGCATGGTGGCCGTGTGCGCCACGCAGATCCAGGCCGTGGTCGTGGCCTGGCAGGTGTATGACCTGACGCGCTCGCCCATGGCGCTGGCCTACGTGGGGCTGGCGCAGTTCCTGCCCATGCTGTGCCTGCTGCCCGTGGCCGGCGACCTGATCGACCGCTTCAACCGCAAGCACGTGCTGATGCTGTC
Protein-coding regions in this window:
- the hemB gene encoding porphobilinogen synthase, which translates into the protein MTTLIPAPFPLSRPRRLRRDDFSRRLVAEHALTPNDLIYPVFVVEGKQQRVAVPSMPGVERLSLDQLLPVAERCVALGVPVLALFPSIEARLKDNTGSEAHNPEGLIPTVVRALKQRFPELGVLTDVALDPYTSHGQDGVLDSTGYILNDETVKLLVQQALVHAEAGVDIVAPSDMMDGRIGAVRQALEQHGHIHTRIMAYSAKYASAFYGPFRDAVGSAANLGKSNKKVYQMDPANGDEALREVAADLAEGADMVMVKPGMPYLDVLRRVKDTFRVPTFAYQVSGEYAMLQAAFANGWLDRDAAMMEALLAFKRAGADGILTYFALDAAAKLTGK